A part of Acipenser ruthenus chromosome 12, fAciRut3.2 maternal haplotype, whole genome shotgun sequence genomic DNA contains:
- the LOC117417131 gene encoding transmembrane protein 69, whose amino-acid sequence MFSSVTRRYLLTSCRVQSLATHMLKSVMTRVTPQPNSFHIPQAQRLLFVAHCAQLPYRRPAGACVPIKGQQFHSSTQSHKRKKTQEEPQERELDLLRYDMKDLMKGPKPALYLGFSGLIPFVCAPLLMAVTEVYYPDIAFAQVAYGASILSFLGGARWGFALPEGSPAKPDWLNLANSVVPSLFAWVALLFRDSITESSVMVIMGLGIALHYDLALLPGYPSWFKALRTILTLVATFSLVATLIIKNVYPEKNLSEIFQKNN is encoded by the exons atgttttccagtGTTACCAGAAGATACTTGCTGACTTCTTGTAGG gttCAGTCGCTGGCCACCCACATGCTCAAATCAGTAATGACCCGCGTGACTCCCCAGCCCAACTCCTTCCACATCCCCCAAGCTCAAAGACTGCTCTTCGTTGCTCACTGCGCTCAGCTTCCATACCGGAGACCAGCCGGCGCCTGTGTGCCTATCAAAGGTCAGCAGTTTCACTCCTCCACTCAGTCCCACAAGCGGAAGAAGACTCAAGAAGAGCCGCAAGAGCGGGAGCTGGACCTCTTGAGGTACGACATGAAGGATTTAATGAAGGGCCCCAAGCCTGCGCTGTACCTGGGCTTCTCCGGCTTGATCCCCTTCGTCTGCGCTCCACTGCTGATGGCTGTTACAGAGGTGTACTACCCTGACATAGCCTTCGCCCAGGTGGCCTACGGAGCCTCCATTCTTTCTTTCCTCGGTGGAGCTCGCTGGGGGTTCGCTCTGCCAGAGGGCAGCCCTGCCAAGCCGGACTGGTTGAACTTGGCTAACAGCGTGGTCCCTTCACTGTTCGCCTGGGTAGCGCTCCTGTTCAGGGACAGCATCACAGAATCATCTGTGATGGTGATCATGGGGCTGGGAATCGCGTTGCACTATGACCTCGCCCTCCTCCCTGGGTACCCTAGCTGGTTCAAGGCTCTGAGGACCATCCTCACCTTGGTAGCTACCTTTTCGCTGGTTGCGACTCTGATCATTAAAAATGTGTACCCTGAAAAAAATCTTTCAGAAATATTTCAGAAAAACAACTGA